GTGAAAGAGTGTTGGCTCACCTAAGTGCCACAATATTGGGTGCAATGCATTCATAAGGAACATGTATCAACTTGGGTGTTCCCGTAGTACCCGTTGTGGTAATCGTGTAGCACATGTTGGCGGGCAAATGAGCCTTAGCCTCAATTGGAGGATCCTTGCTCGTGTGCTTTAGTTTGAAGAGCTTGTACTCCTCATTAAAAACGAGAAAACTGTCGAGATACTCAAAGTACACAGCACCCACTGGCATGTAGCCATTAACAATGAGGTAGTCGATGCCAGCACAACACATTTGCCAGTGCAGGGCCTTGGACAAGATCAGTTTGTCGTTGCTGTAGAAATGGCATTTGTGATTAAGTATGCTGAAATGTAATTAGAATTAATTATAATGCTGTCAGTCACTTTACTATACAACTCACGATAGAATCAGAAGGCATGACGATGGCGTATGATTAGCAATGCGCAGTGCAATGCCGATGCCATTTGGCACTTGGTTACGTCGGAGCTGTTCCAATATGGTTTCAACGCTGCTCACCGCCTTTGTATAGCTAATAGAGAAATCCTGTGGCTCCATTCGCTTAATAACAAAGGGTACATTACCGAAATTTCGTAGTCTCTGAATGTCGTATAATTTTGTGGGCTCGCCAACAATCGTCGGCTCAATATCCTCCCTCGAGATGTGTACGATTTTTAAAGCTTTATCTGAGCTGCAATTCTGTTCATATTTTTCACATGGCTCCTCCAATTGTGTCGGCTCTATGTCTATTTCTGACTTTATCACAGAATCCACTATAGCTTCTGAGCTGGAACactgtttatttttcttatccGCTTCGTCTCTTGTCGCTACAACCACCTGTATCACATCATCATCTGGCTCAGTTTTTATTTCAACAGAATGTACATTAGTTTCGGGTTCAGTCTTATCATCAAGAAGTGGTTGTTCCTCTTCGataatttctgtttttatttccACATTTGCCATTTTCTCTAATTACAAGCATTAGCAagtactttttatatatttatttaaatttcactgTTAGCAGCCTCTCCGCATTTTAATTCCCGTTCAACCACACtgcaattattgtttttgttttggtctTCTTCTTCGATGTATCTGCTTTGTTGCTGTGAAAGCTATCGTTACAGTTActgtatatcgatattattcaaaatatcaTATTCAAACggaaaatttatttcaaattgtacTATTAAGATAGGGTTGTCTTAATGACCCAAGAGAATATGGTGAAtgtaataaatgtatttgaataacttttataGAAGAAAATGTTATAGACGACAGTTGGTTaaactttgaaaatatatcaaaattgtaACTGACAATAACgtatattcaaaaattttgcTTGCGGTGGCACCTTGGTACTCACACCACAAGggttaaataatataattagaaaagaaaacgttagcaataaaatatacagtactttattattatgagtTTAAAACTCGCTGCCATAAATTAGTACTTAAATCGATAGTTTCCATCGATATTTCTTCATCTCTCTCGCTCCATTTCTCATCCTCGTTTCCTATAAACCAGCTGCCGGTCCCACTGTTAGTTGAGCAGAGGCATTCAACCAAAGAGACTGCATGGAGTCCTTTGAACTAAATTTAGTTTTCGTATTAAGAATTTGACGTTGCCAACGGTAACGTGTTATAACCATTGAGTTGTTTTATTGCAATAAATGTGAGCGCGCGTAACTTGTGTAGTTGATTGTGATAACAATGGCCAAGAAAATTCCATTCAATGTGGTCTTTGCCACAGGTAAACAGCTTAAATAAGCCAAGCTAATGTAGATTGTTTtacctttaaaatatattacttagtacaaagcatttttttgttgcatttcgtttgattacaatatttatttttttgttttagttacCATTGCCACTTGCAAAGCGAATTAATGTTGAACATCTCGTGCTTTGGTTGTACTTGAGAAATCGATAAAATACGCATACGCCTAGTGAGACGGCGTATTTTGAAAGCACGTTCATAAGTATCTCTATCACAATTTCAAATGtacaatcaaaacaaacatttattatttaaatatatattagcACATGTTAATAATACCTTACAGTTTCAATATaagtaattttatatacattacaTATAAACATCATTGTAAGTTGAACCCAAATCCAAACCCAAATCCATTTCACCTTTTACGATTGCGACATTGTCAACATATATCATTATAATATAGTAGTGCCATAATATGTCTGATGTCTGCATTCTGCATCGCATTACCAATTAACAatgcagcaaaatattttctttggcaaGCAGCCAAGCGAATTCAAAAGTTGACTTGACTTTCTATATATTACTCTTATACAAAAGTCCCCATTGTACATAGTAGCCTCATTCATCCAACATTGAAAAAAGTTTACATGACAAACCTTTTTTccactactgctgctgttgcttttgtcttCGGTATTTAAGTTTGGTCAGCAGGGATCCAGTAGGTCCAATAATAGTCAGGAAATATACCAAGGTAGTGGTAAGCATTAGGGCTGGGATGAACTCATTATCCACATGGCGAGTAAAGAACTTCGAATAGTAACCAAGGTATATGGCAACCATGCCCAGCGTAAAAGTGAGCAATCCAAATACATTGTGACGGAATCGTAGTTCAGAGGGTGGCAGTTTCTTAAGCACAATCTTGGGCTGATAGAAGTTAACCAATCCACCTACAATGCTCGCCGCACATCCAAAGGTAGCTGCCACACCTACCGAAGTCAAATGGcattagtataaaaatattcattcatGTGTTAAATTTTTATGCGAACCAAATCTGCCATGCCAGGTATTGAAGTGAACATCTTTCTGAGAAAACTTGCCCAAGCCGCCCAGCAGAACCATGACACCACCTACAAGCTGCAGCAGGCCATGGTAACgggatttgtttttatgcgaAATCCAACGGGTTATCGGGTTAACTTTGTAGTGTGACATCAGCGCCTGGGCCATAAGTACATGAAACTGCAAAAATGACAAAGTGGATAGGGTTTAAAGGTGATGACTATAAGTTTATGTTTATCAATATTCATACATATGAACAAGGTGACAACAGGACTAGTGTTATGATAAGATAAGGCATGACTATGCTGATTTACAAGCTTaataatttgacatttttacaacttgaataaaataatgctTACGCCAATGCCTGTCATAAACATGTGCATAGCAGTCTCCTTGAAGTCCAAACTTTTGGCCAGCACAAAGAAGAATGCGGCCACCAGAAAGATGAGTATATGATTCACACTGTTCAAGATACTCTGTATTTGCAGCCAGGAGGACGCTGAGGAATTCTGCACTTGTGGCATTGTAAAATAATGATTAACAAATTAGTTCTAAGTATACAACAATAACTGTTTGATCAAAGAGCAAGCGCTGTGTTGTGCTATGCGACAGGTTAAATGAAAGACTAAACTAGAAACTGTGATGACAGCGCTTAATAAGTATGAAGAGAATTAGATGATAAGAGCGCCGGTAAGAACAAGAGCAATACAGCCACGTAatcgatacacacacacatttccaTACGCACTCGTAAATGTCATTTGTAGTTGTGAGTGGGTGCGTACAAAGTTAAACTAAAAACGAGGCTCtctgtttattttgattttactttactttgttTTTCTGCTTCATTTAGTAAACACTGTTCTGtctttgtttttctgtttacCAACACTACTCATATTAGTAACTTGTTGCTTTATTGACTTTGCCTTTGCAGATGAAGATGCCGCTTTTCCGGCTAGCGAGTTAAATAATCATGGACCCACTGTGCACGGCTGGCGCAGTGCCGTGGACAGTGGACTAAGCACCCACGACATCATCTTTCGTTTCCAGCAACCTGCCAAAATCTATCGCATACAACTTTTAGCCCACCAGTATTTGATACGTGAGTATTCAAGTGGTATTCCATGAATAGCTAAACTATCTATTGTTATTTATCTCTTATAGCGGAAAAAGTCGAGCTTTGGCTGCACTACTCGCCCAAGTCGCTGCCCAGCACACCCTCATCACAGTACTTTGATTTCCTCGGCTTTGTTGCCCTCGCCGATAATGCAAACACCAATCACAAATCCCGCGAATTGCAGAGCGTCACTGTTACGCCCAGACGTGGTACCCACTTGAAATTGAGACTGTCGGGTGCCCATTGTAATGAGTATAGCAAGAGTGGACAGATAGCATTGATGGCAGTCAATGTGCTAGGCGAGGATTTGGATGCAATTGCCATTAGTATGGGCGAAGAACAGCTACCTAGCGAATCACCGCCCGTGGATACGGCCACCGGTGAGCTGGCGCTGGCCTCACTCTGTGATGATCTCCTTTTCTCTATGTATGTGGAGGAGTCAATTGTCCAGCACATTCGTGAGCTGGAGCAGCGCAAGCTGCAGGCGGTCAGCTCGGAGCGCTTCGAATATGCGCGCAAGCTAAAGTTGTGCATGACAGCGCTGCGCACAGCAGGTGAACGTCTTGGACGCTATGCACTGGCCAAGCGACAGGCGGTGCAGCAGGAGGACTTCAGTGCAGCCAAGCTGCGCAAGGAGCAGATCGAGATGTATCGAGCATGTGTACTGAAGCAATTGAatgtgcagcagctgctcgagAGCGATGGCATGCTCAGCCAAAACGATCAGAGTTGTGAGACTTACGCGGCTGGCAAACCGAATCTACCTCCAGCTCCAAGTCTACAGGATGTGGCGCAAGCCCTCTCCGACGCGCACCTTAATCCTAGCACAAAGCTAAGCAGCAGCGTAAGTCAGGATGAGAAACCAGTAAACGAGGTCAGCGGTAGTAGCAGCAATGCAGAAAGCGTTGGAGCACTAGTCGCCTCGGCTGCTGCACTGCATCTGCATGCCAAGTCGCATGATGAGCTGCCACAATCGCCACGTCTGCCAATGGCATCGCGTCATAGCTCGCCCATGTCAAGCAGACAGGGATCGCTGCGACGGCGCAACAAGAGCGCGCCACGCAACTCCTATGAGGATTATGAGGAACGCGCCATTCCTACGTTAAGACAGTAAGTTGGGAATTCGATAATAAGTGCAAGTTGCAAATGCCGCTGCCCTGCGTAtcgatgttgttgtagtgATATCGAAATTTTGCATGATCCGGCATGGAAGTCATACAGCGCACACGATAACAACATAATCGATAGCCTTAGAGTCGCCATTTTAAGAAACCAAAACACTAATTGTAACCGTTGTCgatgttatttttatgattttgttttgtttttcttctgttatttgtttactttctCTATTCCCGTAAACGTTGTCGTTCCGTTGCAAATACTGACTGTTTAGCTCAAATACTAATGAATTTTTAAGGGAATGCCAGGGCAATGCGCTGCTCGAAGCAGACCCAAATCGAAGTCGTTCACGGCTCAATGATCGTGAGCGTCGTCAGGCAGCGTTGCCGATACTCGTCTTTGGCAGTGAATTGGTGAGTTTATCAATTACTTTCAACCATGCTTTGCTTAACGGCCTCTCGTCGCCTCGAATTTGGTGTGATCGTTAAGCGAGGTTTagcattattatttcattagtttcaataattattttctcTGCAGGTGGAACAGTTCTATTCCCGTCAATTTCAGGACCGAGAAGACGGTCTCATGCGACTGCGCAACTTTCTCAAGGAGCAGGAAGTCCCCAGTGAAGAAAGCAATGAGCATGCCGCAAGTCCCAACAAGGTGGCACGCAGTGCagcgttgctgctgcatcgAGCTGTTCGTGATGCAGTATACTCCGTGTTTAATCAGGCCACCGAAACAGTTCGAGTACTGTTCCTTGAATATGTGCCCGGCCGTGTTTCTCCCAATGAGGTGGCACGTTGCGTGGATCGTCTATTGCCAGAACTACTTGCCAAATCAGGCGATCCCTCGGCGCGTCTGCATACGCTGGCCCAGCACACAATACTAAGCATAGCCGCCTGCCCGCAAGTGGCCGAGCAACATCTTGTGGCGCCAGCACTCTCACGCAGTGTAGGATCAGGGACGCATCAGCGCTTGGCCATGAGCCGACTGCAGATGCTGGAGCAGTTGGTGCACACACAAGGAATTAGCACTGATAAACATAGCGGATTAACGTGTCGCGCTCTCTCCGATTGCGGCTGCTCCGGCATTCATCATCCCGCAGAACCAGTGCGTAAGGTAGCTGAACGCATTCTGCTGCTTGTCTACAAGGTTAATCCACGGTTGGTGCGCAAGCAACTGCCACCTGATGATGACATCACACGTCGCAATCTGTTGTACCGCCAACTCTTTACGGAATTCGACAAGCTGGATCTGGAACGCAAACAAGAGCTGCTGGAGGCCAATAAATACAGTTCAGGCAATGAAGCCGATTCCCTGCAACCGACAACCAGCGCAGATGCTTCGCGTTTGCTGAAGAGTAAAAGTGGTCAGGTTTTTGGAGGGTCCACGGGCATAGGAACCGACAATGGATATGTTTCCTGCAATGGCAAACAACAGTACAATGAGCAGCTGAAGCGCTCAATGCTGTCAGCCTCAAACTCACGCAAGGGGTCCGTTTCGAACTCAGAATCCACCGACGACACAACCCCTAAAATGTGcgtaatatacatacatacattagagTTGTATTTTTGAGACATTATTTCACTTATTTTAGAAGTTGTCCATTCTGTGGTTGGTGCTGCCTTGGCAGCGACACTAGTCAATTGGATCGTCATTACTGGAAGACTTGTCCTTTTCTCACTAAGTGCCCACAATGCAGTCAAGTGCTGGAGGTTGCTGCGCTCAACTATCACTTAACAAGTGAGTTTCCTTATTTATAAAGAGATATAAAAATAACGGACaactttcttgtttttttagtGGAGTGTGATGCGAAGGATAATTATGTGGTCTGTACACGATGCACAGAATCAGTCCATAAACAGCTCTATGAGCTGCATCAAATGGAGGACTTTTGTCGTGgtattaaacaaattgctactagtctttaatttaatgctcATAAATTGTCCATTTCATTAGAACTGAAAACAGGAGCCGCTCGTTGTCCTCTGTGCCACGATGACGTTAATTTGCCTTTAGATGGGGGATGGAAACTACACCTCTTGAGTGCCGGTGGTTGTCCAGGCAATATTCGCaaacgaaatttaaaaaaatcaaactgAATATATCTCAGAAGATAGATAACAACGTCATATTATTACAACCTCATTATAATCTTGAGGCTATCTGTAGCGTagattaaatcaatttttgttaCGTATTCTTCTTAGAACCATTTTGTTACGCGATTTAGTTAACGGCATTACTtatgaattacattttgttacattttatactagtatatatattttgtacgcAATGTGATTTGTTAACTATACATGACACAAATTTCGAAACGTCCTACAATAATAAAGCCCATccaaaatatgtttaatatttaattcgAAATGCCCGCCAATAAGTAATCTGTGTTATACAACACTGCCGCACTCATCCAAATTAGTCGAGTTGGCAACTATATTGCACGAGGTGGCAACGCTAtatcacaaaattaattaggTTTTAAACACAAGAATTTTTAGTTAGGAGTTCTTCATGTGAAATTAATTAGAGTAtaagaattaattaatatagaaaacatttttaaataggGCAGCACGTCAACGTGTGTTGCAAAACAACCCCCGGCCAGCTGAGGGTACCTTTGCATAAGTGTGCGTCAGTGCTTAAGGGCGAACCAGTGTACGTGTGACTGTACGggtgtgagtttgtgtgtgtgtcagagGCATGAAAAAAACAGCCGGCAAAGAAATTCAACATTAAAAATAGACGCGAGCTGTGCGCTCTTTTAAAATTGCCAATCAATTCAACTGGAGTGTGCGACTGTATGCAATAGTTGGTTTTTCCATAACTAAATTCAGTCCGTAATGTGTTGAAAATTGGTAATTAAAGTAAAAGCTGCCTTCGATAGTGGCATCGTCGTGTATTTTTCCCTTGTTGAGATTACCGTctacaaatgtatttgtatatactataatataataagaGGCTGTACGTAAAACAATAACGGAGCACGTGCAGTACCCATACCACTCCACTGCAGTCATCATCACGCCACGCTACGCTTTGCCAACGTCTAGGAGAGGAAAGAGAGAATGAGGAAGATGCAGCTCATAAGGCGACTGCTCAATTACAAATACCTGACGAGGGCACAAATAAATGGCTTTGACAATTACAAGGTAAATGCTTTGGCTCTTTACTTgcattgtattgtattgtttaATAATGCCAATCTTTTAACTTATGAACACAGTACAGCGCCATAGACACCTCACCTCTAAGTCAATATGTAATGCACCCATTCTGGGACTGGCTTGTCAAGGTTAGCAAacgacatcatcatcataatagcaaaaaaaatcaataattattataatgcaTTTTGCACTCACAGTTCTTCCCCCGTTGGTTTGCACCCAATCTGATGACATTCCTGGGCTTCCTGTTCAGTGTGATGAACCTGGTGTTGCTCTCCTACTACGACTGGAACTTCGAAGCCAGCTCCGGCAAGGAGCACACCACACCCATTCCCAGTTGGGTATGGCTTTGCACCGCAATCAACATATTCGTTGCCTACACGCTGGACGGCATTGATGGCAAGCAAGCGCGGCGCATCGGATTGTCAGGACCGCTGGGCGAGCTGTTCGATCATGGTTTGGACTCGTACACAGCTATGCTGATACCAACATGTCTGTATAGCATCTTTGGACGCAGCCGGGTCTACTCAGTGCGTCCCATGCGTATGTACTATGTCTGCCTAACGGTCTACTTCAACTTCTTCATATCGCATTGGGAGAAGTACAATACGGGCATATTGTACTTGCCGTGGGGCTATGATCTCAGCATGTGGGGCAGCACAGCTATGTACCTGGTCACCTGGTGGATGGGCTTCGAGGGCTGGAAGTTCGAATTGCCATTGGGCTCCCTCGGCACTTTGCCGTTGGGCAATGTGATGGAAGCAGTGCTCCATATTAGCGCCATGGCAAACCTACCTTTAGTGTTTATCAACGTTTACAAGTGAGTGCTCTCAATACATATCAACAATCTGTCGCGACTATTTCTGATAATAACACTCTGATTACAGCTCATATAAGAATCGCACGGGACGATTGTTATCGCTAGCGGAGGCTCTGCGACCCTTATGGCCTTTTGTTACATATTTTGTGCTCTTGTTTGTCTGGCCCTTTGTATCGCCGAACGACATTATGGAAACGGATCCCCGTGCCATGTTCATGTTGAGCGGCACAATCTTCTCGAATGTCAGCGTAAGTATCTTTAGAGAATACAACTATACCCATGTCTAAATATGGCATATAATTTAAGcttgattttgattgattaCTTTTCGGGGTTTATTTTAGTAGAAACTTGATATCACGCGATGCGCAATTGTTTGTCATTAATGATCgtcccacacatacacacacacacagacatacaaaCATTGTATTGTCTACTACAAACACCTGGCAATCTTCTCCTGTCCCGCCCCCGGTGACACTTGCTTTTAAGTCCCCATTGATATCTTATCGGTGCATTGACTCATTCTATGATATGGGGGTAGCGtggtttcgtttttgttgctcaTATAAAGTTTCGATAGCTAACACTATAAAGTAGTTAGTATTCACGAGAAAAGCTGATAAGCCTTGAGAAAACGATGAATAATgcatatgtaaacataaattagtGACATTAACTATTGAATACTCTTTTGTTATACTCAACTGAGTCGTCAGGGATTCTATAATTTGTGATTAAATTTCTCGACTAGGTTcacataaatttaaacttCCAAACTCTAGGCTTTCTTTTGTAGCTATAatcattcaatttattttaattttaataagttCAGAATACAGTAAAATCCTTTAAAATGCCACCTTTCTGTTGCGGTGGTCGCCGCTGTGCAGCAGATATAAAGCGTCGTATGGAGGGAAACGGGGAGGAGGACGACGCAGCACTTCAACTCAGTCCAATTACTGTTACCGAAGCAGAGTCTCCGTTGACATTGAAGTTTTATGCACGCCATGATTGGCCTTATTTTAACTGCACCAACGAGGAGATAAAGCGTATGCGAAATAAGTTTGAAAAGGATGTGCAAAACTCTTCAGAGTCGGTCAATGTTAGCCTGACAACTGGAGAGAAAGTCGCCAAATATGAACCAAAGCATGCCACTGCCCAGCCGATGACTGAGAATCAGATTTATGGCTGGTATCAGCATCGAGCCTATCGCTATTTAAAAAAGGATCGCGGCATTTTCGTTTTCCCACGTGAGGGAGATCCATTGATCAAGTTAATTCAGGCTTCGAATTGGATGAACAGTTAAAGCAATAATTGTTCTTTTTCGGATCAAATATTTTAGTGCAAATCAATTTGGGCACTGAGCtctcattatttttattttggtccGCATTAATCCTATGAACTTATAATTGCAGTATTCAAACTGGAATTTTAAGAAAGGAAATAAATATGAGATTtgaaggaaaaataaatatacatataattattgttatctGTGAATTGCTTGATCAATCAATCGATAATCGATATTAAGTAGTGAGATTACTTAAGGATAAGGTTGTTAATTAATGTTTccttttatttgattttggtGTATTAATCATTAATCTATATGATAgcaattattttagtatagtTTGGGAACAGCTATTTTTACTTCGATCCACTTACAAGTCCATGGAATTCGATTTAGTTACATTGTAAGCTTAgtatctaaaaatatatatagtattcaaatagtattttaatcaaatcaatttgagATCTCATTACAATATCAAcgttgaatttgaatttgaatttggagGTTAGAATTAAACATAATCTTTGAAAAGATAAATAcactattaaattattttttctatatatattgcaGTGCCGATTGATCGTCTCCCAAATGTCTGTCACCCGCTGCGAAGCCTGGCACTGGCAGACGCCCATGTATGTGGTGTCCATAGTGCTGGGATTGTGGCTCCCGGTATTGGAGCGGCCGCTACTTTACATGCTGCTCATTGTGACTACATTAACACATTGGCACTACGGAGCCAGTGTGGTCGATCAGATGTGCGAGCACTTTAATCGTATTTGCTTTACGGTGCACAAAAGAGTGCCGGACAAAGAAGTGGAGAGCAAACCGCAAGTGAAACTGCAGGAGCATCCGGATGAGTTAAAGACGTCACTCAAAAAGGATTAGACAGTGCACAGTGCTTTAATGTGCAGTTTactatttgtttttctcattTGAGCTCTCTGCGGCAAGTCTTATTCATCTTAAGTGGATGTGAGATTATGTATTTACATTCGAGTATGCATATATTTTGTTCTAATTAGCGCCTTTTTGAACAAGATGCTCAGGTGGCAAGGACAAATATTCTCGAGTtataaagaacaaaaaacgACATTATAATACACACTTTCCAAAAGGCTATGCTTCATACGGTTCTATTCCTTTTAGCAATGAAAAACTCGCTTCGACCATTGTAGTATTCAACTGAAATTTGTCGAATCTATTTGCATCAATGATGATGAAATAACTACAAACATTACTATTATCCCATTGAATATCCAGAGCGCAAAACAATTGTCAAAACTACATTTTTCACACAGATCcactatattttttattaagaaaGACTTGGACGCGGTTCCAAGACAACGCTTGCTTCCTGTACCCTGTAATCATTCTAATTGTATCTCtaagtgtatttaaatgttagtgttttatgtatttattcaatttgctgtTTAGCTCTCAATTATCTAGACATAATAGCATACTCTTAAATgtgcttaatttattttgtattattcatAATGTGCTCTAGTTTATGCATTGAAGCTGAAGAAAACCGACATGAcctcttatttttttaaatgcaaactatgttattattatttaattgcgTCGCATACTTTATACATCTAATATCTATAAATTAGTATGAATAAAATGGGGTAcgattttaattatatactgaactgtaaatgtaaatatcgCTTCCCCATCCTTGTAAAACTGTGTAAAAGACAAAACCACGACAAGACAGCCACTTTAAAggaataaattatattttagagAACACAATCTCGCAATgtgcaattattaatttacaattggAGGGAGCTAAGTGTTTCGAATGTGTTGCCAAACCCCAGATGATGATCTGATGCGTTGTTCTTTATCTCGATTACAGATCGGACAGTAGAGCATTTAGCAAAcgattttaatgtattttaaaagcGGTCATGTGAGAGAATCATTTAGATCTAAATGGTTGGTAAGCAAATCACACACGACTTCGCAACAGATGATCAGCTGTAATATACCCTACAATTGTTAGCGAAATGATTTCAAGCACTTTCCCAAATGATTACGATTGATTATCATTTATTCCATCAAATCATTTTGAGATTTCAAGTATTCCGATTCACCTTCTAATCGATTTGTTACGGCATCCAACGTTtccatttattattaataagctgacagacggacagatagacagaccagactacatacatatagtagcTGGGCAGCGCCTAATCAAGTCTCCACGACTGATGATGATACTGGGCTTGCTCAGCCGTCAACTGTCCGGCGATCAATCTGCGTACGTGCTCGACCGATTAGCTGGACATCAAAACGCTTCCTCATTGCCTAATTGGTGTGAAAATCTAATTCACGTCCCACTGTGCGGTCGCCTGTGAGAACTCGCACTATGCCCCCTCACAATCCATGCGCCTAA
This DNA window, taken from Drosophila nasuta strain 15112-1781.00 chromosome 2L, ASM2355853v1, whole genome shotgun sequence, encodes the following:
- the LOC132785725 gene encoding centrosomal protein of 104 kDa isoform X2; its protein translation is MAKKIPFNVVFATDEDAAFPASELNNHGPTVHGWRSAVDSGLSTHDIIFRFQQPAKIYRIQLLAHQYLIPEKVELWLHYSPKSLPSTPSSQYFDFLGFVALADNANTNHKSRELQSVTVTPRRGTHLKLRLSGAHCNEYSKSGQIALMAVNVLGEDLDAIAISMGEEQLPSESPPVDTATGELALASLCDDLLFSMYVEESIVQHIRELEQRKLQAVSSERFEYARKLKLCMTALRTAGERLGRYALAKRQAVQQEDFSAAKLRKEQIEMYRACVLKQLNVQQLLESDGMLSQNDQSCETYAAGKPNLPPAPSLQDVAQALSDAHLNPSTKLSSSVSQDEKPVNEVSGSSSNAESVGALVASAAALHLHAKSHDELPQSPRLPMASRHSSPMSSRQGSLRRRNKSAPRNSYEDYEERAIPTLRQECQGNALLEADPNRSRSRLNDRERRQAALPILVFGSELVEQFYSRQFQDREDGLMRLRNFLKEQEVPSEESNEHAASPNKVARSAALLLHRAVRDAVYSVFNQATETVRVLFLEYVPGRVSPNEVARCVDRLLPELLAKSGDPSARLHTLAQHTILSIAACPQVAEQHLVAPALSRSVGSGTHQRLAMSRLQMLEQLVHTQGISTDKHSGLTCRALSDCGCSGIHHPAEPVRKVAERILLLVYKVNPRLVRKQLPPDDDITRRNLLYRQLFTEFDKLDLERKQELLEANKYSSGNEADSLQPTTSADASRLLKSKSGQVFGGSTGIGTDNGYVSCNGKQQYNEQLKRSMLSASNSRKGSVSNSESTDDTTPKISCPFCGWCCLGSDTSQLDRHYWKTCPFLTKCPQCSQVLEVAALNYHLTMECDAKDNYVVCTRCTESVHKQLYELHQMEDFCRELKTGAARCPLCHDDVNLPLDGGWKLHLLSAGGCPGNIRKRNLKKSN
- the LOC132786016 gene encoding transmembrane reductase CYB561D2 isoform X3, encoding MSSDWVQTNGGRTFHVLMAQALMSHYKVNPITRWISHKNKSRYHGLLQLVGGVMVLLGGLGKFSQKDVHFNTWHGRFGVAATFGCAASIVGGLVNFYQPKIVLKKLPPSELRFRHNVFGLLTFTLGMVAIYLGYYSKFFTRHVDNEFIPALMLTTTLVYFLTIIGPTGSLLTKLKYRRQKQQQQ
- the LOC132785725 gene encoding centrosomal protein of 104 kDa isoform X1 encodes the protein MAKKIPFNVVFATDEDAAFPASELNNHGPTVHGWRSAVDSGLSTHDIIFRFQQPAKIYRIQLLAHQYLIPEKVELWLHYSPKSLPSTPSSQYFDFLGFVALADNANTNHKSRELQSVTVTPRRGTHLKLRLSGAHCNEYSKSGQIALMAVNVLGEDLDAIAISMGEEQLPSESPPVDTATGELALASLCDDLLFSMYVEESIVQHIRELEQRKLQAVSSERFEYARKLKLCMTALRTAGERLGRYALAKRQAVQQEDFSAAKLRKEQIEMYRACVLKQLNVQQLLESDGMLSQNDQSCETYAAGKPNLPPAPSLQDVAQALSDAHLNPSTKLSSSVSQDEKPVNEVSGSSSNAESVGALVASAAALHLHAKSHDELPQSPRLPMASRHSSPMSSRQGSLRRRNKSAPRNSYEDYEERAIPTLRHSNTNEFLRECQGNALLEADPNRSRSRLNDRERRQAALPILVFGSELVEQFYSRQFQDREDGLMRLRNFLKEQEVPSEESNEHAASPNKVARSAALLLHRAVRDAVYSVFNQATETVRVLFLEYVPGRVSPNEVARCVDRLLPELLAKSGDPSARLHTLAQHTILSIAACPQVAEQHLVAPALSRSVGSGTHQRLAMSRLQMLEQLVHTQGISTDKHSGLTCRALSDCGCSGIHHPAEPVRKVAERILLLVYKVNPRLVRKQLPPDDDITRRNLLYRQLFTEFDKLDLERKQELLEANKYSSGNEADSLQPTTSADASRLLKSKSGQVFGGSTGIGTDNGYVSCNGKQQYNEQLKRSMLSASNSRKGSVSNSESTDDTTPKISCPFCGWCCLGSDTSQLDRHYWKTCPFLTKCPQCSQVLEVAALNYHLTMECDAKDNYVVCTRCTESVHKQLYELHQMEDFCRELKTGAARCPLCHDDVNLPLDGGWKLHLLSAGGCPGNIRKRNLKKSN
- the LOC132786016 gene encoding transmembrane reductase CYB561D2 isoform X2 encodes the protein MPYLIITLVLLSPCSYFHVLMAQALMSHYKVNPITRWISHKNKSRYHGLLQLVGGVMVLLGGLGKFSQKDVHFNTWHGRFGVAATFGCAASIVGGLVNFYQPKIVLKKLPPSELRFRHNVFGLLTFTLGMVAIYLGYYSKFFTRHVDNEFIPALMLTTTLVYFLTIIGPTGSLLTKLKYRRQKQQQQ
- the LOC132786016 gene encoding transmembrane reductase CYB561D2 isoform X1 — encoded protein: MPQVQNSSASSWLQIQSILNSVNHILIFLVAAFFFVLAKSLDFKETAMHMFMTGIGFHVLMAQALMSHYKVNPITRWISHKNKSRYHGLLQLVGGVMVLLGGLGKFSQKDVHFNTWHGRFGVAATFGCAASIVGGLVNFYQPKIVLKKLPPSELRFRHNVFGLLTFTLGMVAIYLGYYSKFFTRHVDNEFIPALMLTTTLVYFLTIIGPTGSLLTKLKYRRQKQQQQ